From the genome of Brachyhypopomus gauderio isolate BG-103 chromosome 20, BGAUD_0.2, whole genome shotgun sequence, one region includes:
- the rbm46 gene encoding putative RNA-binding protein 46 — MEDPSLGQVCEDGKLESPSEVALLALMESTGYSMVQENGQRKFGGPPPGWEGPPPPRGCEVFVGKIPRDMYEDELVPVFERVGRIYELRLMMEFSGENRGYAFIMYTTREAAQRAIHLLDNYEIRPGKFIGVCVSLDNCRLFIGSIPKDKKKEEIQEEMMKVTDGVVDVIVYPSASDKSKNRGFAFVEYESHKAAAMARRKLTPGTFELWGHTIQVDWAEPERDVDEDTMLRVRVLYVRNLMLHTTEETLRTEFSRVKPGSVERVKKLTDYAFVHFHSREDAVAAQQSMNGQLIDGSRIEVSFAKPANKDGVRRFGLRAHHNEIALGLPCEEYTFLLQGKGDSSMTLSSGVMGDGLSARPLSLPPRLGSPYAVDVERCMYPHLPGSTLIPVSLQTLRPSQLSSAVSLLDYLCQKNSWTLPEYYLFSTLGPEGKTLLIYKVVINSTRSTYMPDKVCTILEDAKELAAQNVLWNLDCSLRGPSSPRSFSPTSSGTGLLPFACRPLHYPGYPMAHLSPPLPIPNTNGQRLYISNQSSLF, encoded by the exons ATGGAAGATCCCAGTTTAGGTCAGGTTTGTGAGGATGGTAAGTTGGAAAGCCCCAGTGAGGTTGCTCTGTTGGCCCTGATGGAGAGCACAGGTTACAGTATGGTTCAGGAAAATGGACAAAGAAAATTTGGTGGTCCACCTCCAG GCTGGGAGGGTCCTCCCCCCCCTCGAGGATGTGAGGTGTTTGTGGGGAAAATCCCTAGGGACATGTACGAGGACGAGCTGGTGCCCGTGTTCGAGCGAGTGGGCCGTATCTATGAGCTCCGTCTGATGATGGAGTTCAGCGGGGAGAATCGTGGCTACGCCTTCATCATGTACACCACCCGGGAAGCGGCCCAGCGAGCCATCCATCTCCTTGACAACTATGAGATCCGCCCAGGGAAGTTCataggcgtgtgtgtgagtctggacAATTGTCGCCTGTTCATTGGCTCGATTCCCAAAGACAAGAAGAAGGAGGAGATACAAGAGGAGATGATGAAG GTGACGGACGGTGTTGTGGATGTGATTGTGTACCCCAGCGCCTCAGACAAGAGCAAGAACCGTGGCTTCGCCTTTGTGGAGTATGAATCACACAAGGCAGCTGCCATGGCCCGCAGGAAGCTCACTCCAG GAACATTTGAGTTGTGGGGCCACACTATTCAGGTGGACTGGGCTGAACCAGAGAGGGACGTAGATGAGGACACAATGCTGCGCGTGCGGGTTCTCTACGTGCGCAATCTCATGCTGCACACGACCGAGGAGACGCTTCGGACAGAGTTCTCCCGTGTGAAGCCGGGCTCCGTGGAGCGCGTGAAGAAGCTGACCGACTACGCCTTCGTGCACTTCCACAGCCGCGAAGACGCCGTCGCGGCACAGCAGTCCATGAACGGCCAACTCATCGACGGCTCGCGCATTGAAGTCAGTTTTGCCAAGCCGGCCAATAAAGACGGGGTTCGTAGATTTGGACTGCGGGCTCACCACAACGAAATAGCATTGGGGTTGCCCTGTGAAGAATACACCTTCCTCTTACAAGGCAAAGGGGATTCCAGTATGACTTTGAGTTCAGGGGTCATGGGTGACGGGTTATCTGCCCGGCCTCTAAGCTTACCTCCGCGCTTGGGTAGCCCTTACGCAGTAGACGTGGAGCGCTGCATGTATCCGCACTTGCCAGGGTCCACCCTGATACCAGTCAGTCTGCAGACCCTTCGACCCAGCCAGCTGAGCTCTGCCGTGTCTCTGCTGGACTACTTGTGCCAAAAGAACAGCTGGACCCTGCCCGAGTATTACCTGTTCTCCACCCTGGGACCTGAGGGCAAGACCCTGCTCATCTACAAAGTGGTGATCAACAGCACTAGAAGCACCTACATGCCTGATAAAGTCTGTACCATCCTGGAGGACGCCAAAGAGCTCGCAGCTCAGAATGTGCTCTGGAATCTCG ATTGCTCTCTCCGTGGTCCCTCTTCCCCAAGGAGTTTCTCCCCTACATCATCTGGTACTGGTTTGCTGCCGTTTGCCTGCCGTCCTCTGCACTACCCAGGGTACCCTATGGCCCATCTCTCACCCCCCCTACCCATCCCCAACACCAACGGCCAGAGGCTGTACATCTCCAACCAATCCTCCCTCTTCTAA